A window of the Nisaea acidiphila genome harbors these coding sequences:
- a CDS encoding type III polyketide synthase, whose amino-acid sequence MIIPRLLSVATAVPRHRLRQGEALAHARRIFEERAPAFARLAPVYGNAGVETRYLSVPLDWFGKPRSWKEANAIYLGTAEKLLAEAAGRALERAGLDPGDVDTLVTVSSTGIATPSLDARLLRRVGFRDDVKRVPLFGFGCAGGVLGLGRAAQLAAAREGETVLLVVVELCSLTFRWRDTGKSNQVATALFGDGAAAAVLRGGGRGTCVKAWGEHTWPDSLDVMGWSVEEDGFGVIFSPQIPEIVRTGMRAETDRFLASHGLGLPDITRFACHPGGAKVAAALEEAYGLPEGGLETSRAVLRDYGNMSAATVLFVLDRMLDAGVQGETVLLQALGPGFTTGFVVLEG is encoded by the coding sequence ATGATCATCCCGCGTCTTTTGAGCGTCGCGACCGCGGTGCCCCGTCACCGCCTGAGACAGGGCGAGGCTCTCGCCCACGCCCGCCGGATATTCGAGGAGCGCGCGCCGGCCTTCGCGCGGCTGGCGCCGGTCTATGGCAATGCCGGTGTCGAGACCCGCTATCTGTCCGTTCCTCTCGACTGGTTCGGGAAGCCGCGCAGCTGGAAAGAGGCGAACGCGATCTATCTCGGGACGGCGGAGAAACTCCTCGCCGAAGCGGCGGGGCGGGCGTTGGAACGCGCCGGTCTCGATCCGGGAGATGTCGACACGCTGGTGACCGTTTCCAGCACCGGGATCGCCACGCCGAGCCTGGATGCGAGGTTGCTCCGGCGGGTCGGGTTCCGTGACGACGTGAAGCGGGTGCCGCTCTTCGGTTTCGGATGCGCGGGTGGCGTCCTCGGGCTCGGGCGGGCGGCCCAGTTGGCGGCGGCCCGGGAGGGCGAGACCGTGCTTCTCGTCGTGGTCGAGCTCTGCAGCCTGACTTTCCGATGGCGCGATACCGGCAAGTCGAACCAGGTGGCGACCGCGCTGTTCGGCGACGGCGCGGCGGCGGCGGTGCTACGCGGCGGAGGGCGGGGGACCTGTGTTAAGGCATGGGGCGAGCACACTTGGCCGGACTCGCTCGACGTGATGGGCTGGTCGGTCGAGGAGGACGGTTTCGGCGTGATCTTCAGCCCGCAGATCCCGGAGATCGTCCGCACCGGCATGCGGGCGGAAACCGACCGGTTTCTCGCCTCCCACGGTCTCGGGCTTCCGGATATCACCCGCTTCGCCTGTCATCCGGGCGGCGCGAAGGTGGCGGCGGCACTGGAAGAGGCTTATGGATTGCCGGAAGGCGGTCTTGAGACCTCCAGAGCGGTGCTTCGCGACTACGGCAACATGTCGGCGGCGACGGTGCTGTTCGTTCTCGACCGCATGCTCGATGCGGGCGTGCAGGGAGAGACGGTCCTGCTGCAGGCGCTCGGTCCCGGTTTCACGACCGGATTTGTTGTTCTGGAAGGTTAG
- a CDS encoding isoprenylcysteine carboxyl methyltransferase family protein, producing MGWAQWTVLAVALLRVAELAHARRNLKRLLGAGGEERHPGHYPFFVLLHGSWLLALFFLVHPARPPEPVLMTLFVSLQFVRLWIIRSLGRYWTTRIVTLPGTPLIRTGPYRWIRHPNYLLVAVEIPLLPLTFGAWDLALLFAFANLVLLAYRIRAEESVLAERR from the coding sequence ATGGGCTGGGCGCAATGGACGGTTCTCGCGGTGGCCCTGCTCCGGGTGGCCGAACTTGCGCATGCGCGGCGCAACCTGAAACGCTTGCTCGGTGCCGGCGGCGAGGAACGGCATCCCGGCCATTATCCTTTCTTCGTTCTTCTGCATGGCTCCTGGCTTCTGGCCTTGTTTTTTCTCGTGCACCCGGCGCGCCCGCCGGAGCCGGTCCTGATGACGTTGTTCGTATCCCTGCAGTTTGTTCGGCTTTGGATCATCCGCTCGCTCGGGCGCTACTGGACGACGCGGATCGTCACCCTTCCCGGGACTCCGCTGATCCGCACGGGGCCCTATCGCTGGATCCGGCATCCGAACTACCTGTTGGTCGCCGTCGAAATTCCGCTTTTGCCGCTTACCTTCGGGGCGTGGGACCTGGCCCTGCTTTTCGCCTTCGCGAACCTCGTTCTGCTCGCCTACCGGATCCGCGCCGAGGAGAGCGTTCTGGCCGAGCGGCGCTGA
- a CDS encoding trimethylamine methyltransferase family protein: MAAAPDLEVTGTEAAPAEGRGRRGRGGGGGREARRALRARPSQVQAPYITRNVPVYEILSEEALEIIEANADTIMEEIGIEFQDDEEALALWRDAGADVRGTRVHIPRGLARKLAETAPSSFTQHARNPARSVEVGGKNTIFAPVYGPPFVSDVDGGRRYATIEDFQNFVKLTYMLPSLHHSGGTVCEPVDLPVNKRHFDMVYAHMKYSDKPFMGSVTAPERAQDTVDMAKILFGAEFVENNTVCTSLINANSPMVWDGTMLGALKTYARNNQACITTPFILAGAMSPVTVAGTLAQTLAEAMAGIAFTQLVRPGAPVIFGSFASSISMQSGAPTFGTPEPAMVLYGCAQLARRLGVPFRSGGSLCGSKSPDAQAAYESAQTLNPTVMGGVNFVLHAAGWLEGGLVASYEKLLMDADQLAMMPTLLGGVDITENGQAMDAIREVGPGKHFLGCAHTQANFETAFFRSQVADNNTYEQWAAEGSRDAYTRMGDRVKTMLAEYQAPEIDPAMDEALVEFMAKRKASFPDSNI, translated from the coding sequence ATGGCCGCTGCACCGGATCTCGAAGTGACTGGAACCGAGGCCGCTCCGGCCGAGGGACGTGGACGCCGCGGGCGCGGCGGAGGCGGCGGACGCGAGGCGCGCCGGGCACTCCGCGCGAGGCCGAGCCAGGTCCAGGCGCCCTACATCACGCGCAACGTGCCGGTCTACGAGATCCTGAGCGAGGAAGCGCTTGAGATCATCGAGGCCAATGCCGACACCATCATGGAAGAGATCGGCATCGAGTTTCAGGATGACGAGGAGGCGCTCGCCCTCTGGCGCGACGCCGGCGCGGACGTCCGGGGCACGCGCGTCCATATCCCGCGCGGCCTCGCCCGCAAGCTGGCGGAGACCGCACCCTCGAGCTTCACCCAGCATGCCCGCAACCCGGCCCGTTCGGTCGAGGTCGGCGGCAAGAACACGATTTTCGCCCCGGTCTACGGCCCGCCCTTCGTCAGCGATGTCGATGGCGGCCGGCGCTATGCGACGATCGAGGACTTCCAGAATTTCGTGAAGCTGACCTACATGCTGCCGTCGCTGCACCATAGCGGCGGCACGGTGTGCGAGCCGGTCGATCTGCCCGTGAACAAGCGGCATTTCGACATGGTCTATGCCCACATGAAATACAGCGACAAGCCGTTCATGGGCTCCGTCACCGCGCCGGAGCGGGCGCAGGACACGGTGGACATGGCGAAGATCCTGTTCGGCGCCGAGTTCGTCGAGAACAACACGGTCTGCACCAGCCTGATCAATGCCAACTCGCCGATGGTCTGGGACGGCACCATGCTGGGGGCGCTGAAGACCTATGCCCGCAACAACCAGGCCTGCATCACCACGCCCTTCATTCTCGCCGGCGCGATGTCGCCGGTGACGGTGGCGGGCACGCTGGCGCAGACGCTGGCCGAGGCGATGGCCGGCATTGCCTTCACCCAGCTCGTGCGCCCCGGCGCGCCGGTGATCTTCGGCTCTTTCGCCAGCTCGATCTCCATGCAGTCCGGCGCGCCGACCTTCGGCACGCCGGAGCCGGCCATGGTGCTCTATGGCTGCGCTCAGCTCGCCCGCCGTCTCGGCGTTCCGTTCCGCTCCGGCGGCTCGCTCTGCGGCTCCAAGTCCCCGGATGCGCAGGCGGCCTACGAGTCGGCGCAAACCCTGAACCCGACGGTGATGGGCGGGGTCAATTTCGTGCTCCATGCGGCCGGCTGGCTCGAGGGCGGGCTCGTCGCCTCCTACGAGAAGCTGCTGATGGATGCCGACCAGCTCGCCATGATGCCGACCCTGCTCGGCGGCGTGGACATCACGGAGAACGGCCAGGCGATGGACGCGATCCGCGAGGTCGGCCCCGGCAAGCACTTCCTCGGCTGCGCCCATACCCAGGCGAATTTCGAGACCGCATTCTTCCGCTCCCAGGTGGCGGACAACAACACCTACGAACAGTGGGCAGCCGAAGGCTCCCGGGACGCCTACACGCGCATGGGCGACCGGGTGAAGACCATGCTGGCGGAATATCAGGCGCCGGAAATCGATCCGGCGATGGACGAGGCGCTGGTCGAGTTCATGGCGAAGCGCAAGGCGAGCTTCCCGGACTCGAATATTTGA
- a CDS encoding DUF805 domain-containing protein, with protein MNFIEATSTCFKKYATFRGRARRSEYWYFFLALFIAGLIADALDTHFLKSVGLYGPFDAILTLVVILPSISVSVRRLHDINQSGYWLLILFVPIVGWVAYFFMTIQDGTIGPNPYGNDPKGREAPATMPTGES; from the coding sequence ATGAATTTCATCGAAGCCACTTCGACCTGCTTCAAAAAGTACGCAACCTTCCGTGGCCGGGCGAGACGATCAGAGTACTGGTACTTCTTTCTTGCGCTATTCATCGCAGGCCTCATTGCCGACGCACTCGATACGCATTTCCTCAAGAGCGTGGGATTGTATGGGCCGTTCGATGCCATACTGACGTTGGTTGTGATCTTGCCGTCAATCTCCGTGAGCGTTCGCCGGCTTCACGACATCAATCAAAGCGGCTACTGGCTGCTGATCCTGTTTGTCCCGATAGTCGGTTGGGTGGCGTACTTTTTCATGACGATACAGGACGGTACGATTGGCCCGAACCCTTACGGAAATGATCCGAAAGGAAGAGAAGCACCAGCCACGATGCCAACGGGCGAAAGCTGA
- a CDS encoding alanine racemase, translating into MKLSDLQTPCLILDKTRLARNCSRMSARAAELGVALRPHMKTGKSAEIAKLATAGQPGGVTVSTLAEAEYLFEHGFPDILYAVCIPPSKLDRAAALTAKGADLKILIDSLEAAEAIAAHPGRHSVMIEVDCGEHRTGVDHDKALLLEIALILADAERATLAGVMTHAGHSYRGRTPDDMRAVAATERDSAVAAAEALRAEGLACPIVSVGSTPTALYADHLEGVTEMRPGVYTLGDLFQAGIGSHGIEDIASSVVASVISHNRGRGTLMLDAGGIALSKDRSTEALGESGDMGFGLLADLETGTPLDGLTIRGTHQEHGEVAVGDPALYDKLPIGAKVRVLPNHVCMTVAAYEGYEVFAEGSDEIVAHWKRRNGW; encoded by the coding sequence ATGAAACTCTCCGACCTTCAGACCCCCTGCCTGATCCTCGACAAAACGCGACTGGCACGGAACTGTTCCCGCATGTCCGCACGCGCGGCCGAACTCGGCGTCGCGCTCCGGCCGCACATGAAGACCGGCAAGTCGGCGGAGATCGCGAAGCTCGCGACGGCGGGCCAGCCCGGCGGCGTCACTGTTTCGACGCTGGCCGAGGCGGAATATCTCTTTGAGCATGGCTTCCCGGATATCCTCTACGCGGTATGCATCCCGCCCTCGAAGCTGGACCGCGCGGCGGCCCTGACCGCGAAAGGCGCCGACCTGAAGATCCTGATCGACAGCCTGGAGGCGGCCGAGGCGATCGCCGCCCATCCGGGCCGCCATTCGGTAATGATCGAGGTGGATTGCGGCGAGCACCGCACCGGCGTCGATCATGACAAGGCCCTGCTGCTGGAGATCGCCCTCATCCTCGCCGACGCCGAACGCGCCACCCTTGCCGGTGTCATGACCCATGCCGGCCATTCCTATCGCGGCCGAACGCCGGACGACATGCGCGCCGTCGCCGCGACGGAACGGGACAGCGCAGTCGCGGCGGCGGAAGCGCTGCGCGCCGAAGGACTCGCCTGCCCCATCGTCAGCGTCGGCTCCACCCCGACGGCGCTCTATGCCGATCATCTGGAGGGCGTGACCGAGATGCGCCCGGGCGTCTATACGCTGGGCGATCTCTTCCAGGCCGGCATCGGCTCCCACGGGATCGAGGACATTGCGTCCTCCGTCGTCGCCAGCGTGATCTCGCACAACAGAGGGCGCGGCACGCTGATGCTGGATGCGGGCGGCATCGCCCTCTCCAAGGACCGCTCGACCGAGGCGCTCGGCGAGAGCGGCGACATGGGCTTCGGTCTACTTGCGGATCTCGAAACCGGCACCCCGCTGGACGGCCTCACCATCCGCGGCACCCACCAGGAGCATGGCGAGGTCGCGGTCGGCGACCCGGCGCTCTACGACAAGCTGCCGATTGGCGCAAAGGTGCGCGTCCTGCCGAACCATGTCTGCATGACGGTCGCGGCCTATGAGGGATACGAAGTATTCGCGGAAGGCTCGGACGAGATCGTCGCGCATTGGAAGCGGCGAAATGGGTGGTGA
- a CDS encoding metallophosphoesterase family protein, translating into MRYTRAMKFAAIADIHGNSLALEAVLADIRNQGISEIVNLGDFFSSPLDAEGTAELLRGIDAVSIRGNHDRWLIEQAPEEMGKSDRIAHDQLGSDTLDWIRELPATLIWRDEIFLCHGTPEDDNTYWLEQVTQDGRVRSAALKDIEARAQGIEQKLILCAHTHLPRTVALADGRLIVNPGSVGCPAYIDIEPAPHKVQAGNPNACYAILEQQGEDWSVTHRHVPYDHLEMSRIAMERGSPSWAEGLATGWISNETFAAIAGR; encoded by the coding sequence GTGCGTTACACTCGCGCCATGAAGTTCGCCGCCATCGCCGATATCCACGGCAACAGCCTCGCCCTTGAGGCGGTCCTCGCCGATATCAGGAATCAGGGAATCTCCGAGATCGTCAATCTCGGGGATTTCTTCAGCAGCCCGCTCGATGCGGAGGGCACAGCCGAACTCCTGCGCGGCATCGACGCGGTCTCGATCCGCGGCAATCACGACCGTTGGCTTATCGAGCAGGCGCCCGAGGAGATGGGCAAGTCGGACCGCATCGCGCACGATCAGCTTGGCTCGGACACGCTGGACTGGATCCGCGAGCTCCCGGCGACCCTGATCTGGCGCGACGAAATCTTCCTCTGCCACGGCACGCCGGAAGACGACAACACCTACTGGCTCGAACAGGTGACGCAGGACGGACGGGTACGCAGCGCCGCGCTGAAGGATATCGAGGCGCGGGCACAGGGTATCGAGCAGAAACTGATCCTCTGCGCCCACACGCACCTGCCGCGCACCGTGGCGCTTGCGGACGGACGCCTGATCGTCAATCCGGGCAGCGTCGGCTGCCCCGCCTATATCGATATCGAGCCGGCGCCTCATAAGGTTCAGGCCGGCAATCCGAACGCCTGCTACGCAATCCTGGAGCAACAAGGCGAGGACTGGTCGGTCACGCACCGGCACGTGCCCTACGATCATCTGGAGATGTCCCGGATCGCGATGGAGCGCGGCAGCCCGTCCTGGGCGGAAGGCCTCGCCACCGGCTGGATCAGCAACGAGACTTTCGCGGCAATCGCCGGGCGCTGA
- a CDS encoding sarcosine oxidase subunit gamma codes for MADLADLKTRSALAPLDIIHGGPADAGVVLTEIPFRSKLVLRGHLSEKAFVSAIKSVLGAVPPAEANTVAATKDVRILWTGPDEWMVYGDDTELAGKLATALDGQHAAVTEVTEHHTMIRLSGRHARDVMAKGCAIDLHPREFGAGRCTQSHIGRITVLFDQIDETPTYDILVRASFAEYLWTYLEDAGLEFGVRIENLG; via the coding sequence ATGGCTGATCTGGCAGACCTGAAGACGCGCTCCGCGCTCGCCCCGCTCGACATCATCCATGGCGGCCCGGCCGATGCGGGCGTCGTGCTGACCGAGATCCCGTTCCGCTCCAAGCTGGTGCTGCGCGGCCATCTCTCGGAAAAGGCTTTCGTCTCGGCCATCAAATCCGTCCTCGGTGCCGTCCCCCCGGCGGAGGCCAACACGGTCGCCGCCACGAAGGATGTCCGCATCCTCTGGACCGGCCCCGACGAGTGGATGGTCTATGGCGACGATACGGAACTCGCGGGCAAGCTCGCCACGGCACTCGACGGCCAGCATGCCGCGGTCACCGAGGTGACCGAGCACCACACCATGATCCGGCTCTCCGGCCGCCATGCCCGCGACGTCATGGCCAAGGGCTGCGCCATCGACCTGCATCCGCGCGAATTCGGCGCCGGACGCTGTACCCAGAGCCATATCGGCCGCATCACCGTGCTGTTCGACCAGATCGACGAGACACCGACCTACGACATTCTCGTGCGCGCGAGCTTTGCCGAATACCTCTGGACCTATCTGGAAGATGCCGGGCTGGAATTCGGGGTCCGAATAGAAAATCTGGGCTGA
- a CDS encoding sarcosine oxidase subunit alpha, giving the protein MSGQSFRIRDKGRIDRTKPVRFSFDGKSYEGYEGDTLASALLANGVHLVGRSFKYHRPRGILGAGSEEPNALIQLGAGNKTEPNLRATQIEIFDGLQAESQNRWPCLKYDVGAINSVFHRLLPSGFYYKTFMWPASLWMTYEHVIRNAAGLGKAPKDRDPDRYEKMHAHADVLVVGGGPAGLAAALAAGRNGARVILMEETADWGGALLSENDSEIDGKAPARWAAETVAELEAMPDVTLVKRCTVTGYYDHNYLTALERVSDHLGAAPEHTPRQRLWKIRAKRVVLATGALERPLVFSDNDRPGVMLSSAVRTYVNRYGVLPGRKVVIFTNNDDAYRTALAIEEAHGKVAAIVDARTKVSGALADAARAKGITIYENHGIVSVQGKNRVSGIEVMQLDATGAGVTGSAKSVNCDLVAMSGGWNPTVHLFSQAKGKLAWNDEMAAFLPGTASQALASAGACNGTFALADALKEGLKLGAEAAREAGFKGRAPAAPKSSEPEQGALRPLWIAPGKAKLGRKGKHFVDFQNDVTAADVQLAAREGYRSVEHLKRYTTTGMGTDQGKTSNVNALAILSDVLASEIPATGTTTFRPPYTPATIGAYTGRNVGPLFEPVRKTRIDEWARSNGAKFEHVGQWMRAWYFPKAGETFRQAIDREVKAVRDSVGILDASTLGKIDIQGPDAAEFLNRIYTNAWAKLGVGRCRYGLMLKEDGMVMDDGVTTRIGDNHFHMTTTTGGAANVLSWLEEWHQTEWPELKVFFSSVTEQWSVVAVNGPKSRALMEKLCSDIDFSTEAFPFMSMKEGTVAGIPAKIYRISFTGELSFEVNVPARYGLALWEALMEAGKEFDITPYGTETMHVLRAEKGFIIVGQETDGTVTPLDLGMDWIVSKKKPDFIGKRSLERESMAAEDRKQLVGLLTEDPNVVLPEGGHVVENLKPEPPMEMLGHVTSSYYSPNCGRSIAMALIKGGHKRHGQTLHVPLEDKVVKVTVTEPRFFDLEGERING; this is encoded by the coding sequence ATGAGCGGGCAATCCTTCCGTATCCGCGACAAGGGTCGCATCGACCGGACGAAGCCGGTTCGCTTCTCCTTCGACGGCAAGAGCTACGAGGGCTACGAGGGCGACACGCTCGCCTCCGCCCTGCTTGCCAACGGCGTGCATCTTGTCGGCCGCAGCTTCAAGTATCACCGTCCGCGCGGCATCCTCGGCGCCGGCTCTGAAGAACCGAACGCGCTGATCCAGCTCGGCGCCGGCAACAAGACCGAACCGAACCTGCGCGCGACCCAGATCGAAATCTTCGACGGGCTGCAGGCCGAGAGTCAGAATCGCTGGCCCTGCCTGAAATATGACGTCGGGGCGATCAACTCGGTGTTCCACCGGCTGCTGCCGTCCGGCTTCTACTACAAGACCTTCATGTGGCCGGCGTCGCTCTGGATGACCTACGAGCACGTGATCCGGAATGCCGCCGGGCTCGGAAAGGCGCCAAAGGACCGCGATCCGGACCGCTACGAGAAAATGCATGCCCATGCCGACGTGCTGGTGGTGGGCGGGGGCCCTGCCGGTCTCGCCGCCGCGCTCGCGGCTGGCAGGAACGGCGCCCGCGTGATCCTGATGGAAGAGACCGCGGACTGGGGCGGCGCCCTGCTCTCGGAAAACGACAGCGAGATCGACGGCAAGGCGCCGGCACGCTGGGCGGCGGAGACGGTCGCCGAGCTGGAAGCCATGCCCGACGTGACCCTGGTCAAGCGTTGCACCGTTACCGGCTATTACGACCACAACTACCTGACGGCGCTGGAACGGGTGAGCGACCATCTCGGCGCGGCACCGGAGCATACGCCGCGGCAGCGGCTCTGGAAGATCCGGGCGAAACGCGTGGTGCTGGCGACCGGCGCCCTCGAGCGGCCGCTGGTCTTCTCCGATAACGACCGTCCGGGCGTTATGCTCTCCTCCGCCGTGCGGACCTATGTGAACCGCTATGGCGTGCTGCCGGGCCGCAAGGTGGTGATCTTCACCAACAACGACGACGCCTACCGCACCGCGCTCGCGATCGAGGAGGCGCACGGCAAGGTCGCGGCCATCGTCGATGCACGGACCAAGGTTTCCGGAGCGCTTGCCGACGCGGCCCGTGCCAAGGGGATCACGATCTACGAGAACCACGGCATCGTCTCCGTGCAGGGCAAGAACAGGGTGAGCGGCATCGAGGTCATGCAGCTCGATGCGACCGGTGCCGGCGTCACCGGCTCGGCCAAGTCGGTGAACTGCGATCTCGTCGCCATGTCCGGCGGCTGGAATCCGACCGTGCATCTTTTCTCGCAGGCCAAGGGCAAGCTCGCCTGGAATGACGAGATGGCCGCCTTCCTGCCGGGTACGGCAAGCCAGGCGCTCGCCAGCGCCGGCGCCTGCAACGGGACCTTCGCCCTTGCCGACGCCCTGAAGGAAGGGCTCAAGCTCGGTGCCGAGGCGGCCCGCGAGGCCGGTTTCAAGGGCCGCGCGCCCGCCGCGCCGAAATCGAGCGAGCCGGAACAGGGCGCGCTCCGCCCGCTCTGGATCGCACCGGGCAAGGCGAAACTCGGCCGCAAGGGCAAGCATTTCGTCGACTTCCAGAACGATGTGACCGCCGCGGACGTGCAGCTCGCCGCCCGCGAGGGATACCGCTCGGTCGAGCACCTGAAGCGCTACACGACGACCGGCATGGGCACCGACCAGGGCAAGACCTCGAACGTCAACGCGCTGGCGATCCTCTCCGACGTACTCGCCTCCGAGATCCCCGCGACCGGCACGACGACCTTCCGCCCGCCCTATACACCGGCCACCATCGGCGCCTATACCGGGCGCAATGTCGGGCCGCTCTTCGAGCCGGTGCGCAAGACCCGGATCGACGAGTGGGCGCGGTCGAACGGCGCCAAATTCGAGCATGTCGGCCAGTGGATGCGCGCCTGGTACTTCCCGAAAGCGGGCGAGACTTTCCGCCAGGCGATCGACCGCGAGGTGAAGGCGGTGCGCGACTCTGTCGGCATCCTCGACGCCTCGACCCTCGGCAAGATCGACATCCAGGGTCCGGACGCCGCCGAGTTCCTCAACCGCATCTACACCAACGCTTGGGCGAAACTCGGCGTCGGGCGCTGCCGCTACGGGCTGATGCTGAAGGAAGACGGCATGGTCATGGATGACGGCGTCACCACCCGCATCGGCGATAACCATTTCCATATGACCACCACCACCGGCGGCGCGGCAAACGTGCTTTCCTGGCTGGAGGAATGGCATCAGACGGAATGGCCGGAGCTGAAGGTCTTCTTCTCCTCGGTGACCGAGCAATGGTCGGTCGTCGCCGTGAACGGCCCGAAGAGCCGTGCGCTGATGGAAAAGCTCTGCTCCGATATCGACTTCTCCACCGAGGCCTTCCCTTTCATGTCGATGAAGGAAGGCACGGTCGCCGGCATTCCGGCGAAGATCTACCGGATCTCCTTCACCGGCGAATTGTCCTTCGAGGTGAACGTGCCGGCCCGCTACGGCCTCGCCCTCTGGGAGGCGCTGATGGAGGCGGGCAAGGAATTCGACATCACGCCCTACGGCACCGAGACCATGCACGTGCTGCGCGCCGAAAAGGGCTTCATCATCGTCGGGCAGGAAACCGACGGCACGGTGACGCCCCTCGATCTCGGCATGGACTGGATCGTCTCCAAGAAGAAGCCGGACTTCATCGGCAAGCGCTCCCTCGAACGCGAGTCGATGGCGGCCGAGGACAGGAAACAGCTTGTCGGCCTGCTGACGGAGGATCCGAACGTGGTGCTGCCGGAAGGCGGGCACGTGGTGGAAAACCTGAAACCCGAACCGCCGATGGAGATGCTGGGGCACGTGACGTCGAGCTACTACAGCCCGAATTGCGGCCGTTCCATCGCCATGGCGCTGATCAAGGGCGGACACAAACGGCACGGCCAGACCCTGCATGTCCCGCTTGAGGACAAGGTCGTGAAAGTGACGGTGACCGAACCCCGGTTCTTCGATCTGGAAGGAGAGCGGATCAATGGCTGA
- a CDS encoding sarcosine oxidase subunit delta — protein sequence MLQITCPWCGPRDDNEFHYGGEAHISRPLDAGKLSDAEWAEYLFLKQNPKGPFTERWSHSAGCRRWFNVVRNTATDEIIETYPMGELPKSPEGIKAYEENWRRDSAAEQNAKAGASGK from the coding sequence ATGTTGCAGATCACCTGTCCCTGGTGCGGGCCGCGGGACGACAACGAGTTCCATTATGGCGGCGAGGCTCATATCAGCCGGCCGCTCGATGCCGGCAAACTGAGCGACGCGGAATGGGCCGAGTACCTGTTTCTGAAGCAGAACCCGAAGGGCCCCTTCACCGAGCGCTGGTCGCACAGCGCCGGGTGCCGTCGCTGGTTCAACGTGGTGCGCAATACCGCCACCGACGAGATCATCGAGACCTATCCGATGGGCGAACTGCCGAAGAGCCCGGAGGGCATCAAGGCCTATGAAGAGAACTGGCGCCGCGACAGCGCCGCCGAACAGAACGCGAAAGCGGGAGCCTCTGGCAAATGA
- a CDS encoding sarcosine oxidase subunit beta family protein gives MKGSASGMRALKGGSSRYSIFALARNALSYHENWQKAWRSPEPKPEYDVIIVGGGGHGLATAYYLASIHGIRNIAVIEKGWIGGGNTGRNTTIIRSNYLWDESAGIYEHALKLWEGLTQELNFNVMFSQRGVLTLAHSEHELKEMRRRVEAIRLNGIDSEVMTPAQIKKLVPIIDTSPTLRYPVMGGFIQKRGGTARHDAVAWGYARAADDLGVDIIQNCEVTGILREGGKVTGIETSRGTIKAKKVGCVTAGHSGVVAEMAGLHLPIDSRPLQALVSEPIKPCLDTVIMSNAVHMYISQSDKGELVFGAGVDSYNSYSQRGSVPTVEGLLAAGVELYPIISRLRVLRTWGGIVDTCPDASPIISKTSVDGLYFNCGWGTGGFKATPGSGHVFADLIARDEPNKIAAPFSLKRFETGYLIDEHGAAGVAH, from the coding sequence ATGAAGGGTTCCGCGAGCGGCATGCGGGCACTGAAGGGCGGCTCGTCCCGCTATTCGATCTTCGCACTGGCGCGCAATGCGCTCAGCTATCACGAAAACTGGCAGAAGGCCTGGCGCTCGCCGGAGCCAAAGCCGGAATATGACGTGATTATCGTCGGCGGCGGCGGCCACGGTCTCGCGACCGCTTACTATCTCGCCTCGATCCACGGCATCCGGAACATTGCCGTGATCGAGAAGGGCTGGATCGGCGGAGGCAATACCGGCCGGAACACGACCATCATCCGCTCCAACTATCTCTGGGACGAGAGCGCAGGCATCTACGAGCACGCGCTGAAGCTCTGGGAAGGGCTGACGCAGGAGCTGAACTTCAACGTCATGTTTTCTCAGCGCGGAGTTCTCACCCTCGCCCACTCAGAGCACGAGCTGAAGGAAATGCGCCGACGGGTCGAGGCGATCCGCCTCAACGGCATCGACAGCGAGGTGATGACCCCGGCCCAGATCAAGAAGCTGGTGCCGATCATCGATACTTCGCCGACCTTGCGCTATCCGGTCATGGGCGGCTTCATCCAAAAACGCGGCGGCACCGCGCGGCACGACGCCGTGGCCTGGGGCTATGCCCGCGCGGCCGACGATCTCGGCGTCGACATCATCCAGAATTGCGAGGTCACCGGCATCCTGCGCGAAGGCGGCAAGGTGACCGGCATCGAGACCAGCCGCGGTACCATCAAGGCGAAGAAAGTGGGCTGCGTGACCGCGGGCCATTCAGGAGTGGTTGCCGAGATGGCGGGCCTGCACCTGCCGATCGACTCCCGTCCGTTGCAGGCGCTGGTGTCCGAGCCGATCAAGCCCTGCCTCGACACGGTGATCATGTCGAACGCGGTGCACATGTATATCAGCCAGTCCGACAAGGGCGAGCTGGTGTTCGGCGCCGGGGTCGACAGCTACAATTCCTACAGCCAGCGCGGCAGCGTCCCGACGGTCGAGGGCCTGCTCGCCGCCGGTGTCGAGCTCTACCCGATCATCTCCCGGCTACGCGTGCTGCGCACCTGGGGCGGCATCGTCGACACCTGCCCGGACGCCTCGCCGATCATCTCGAAGACATCGGTCGACGGTCTCTATTTCAATTGCGGCTGGGGCACCGGCGGCTTCAAGGCGACGCCGGGCTCGGGTCACGTCTTCGCCGACCTGATCGCACGGGACGAGCCGAACAAGATTGCGGCGCCGTTCAGCCTGAAGCGGTTCGAAACCGGATATCTGATCGACGAGCACGGCGCCGCCGGCGTCGCGCACTAG